Genomic DNA from Bacteroides zhangwenhongii:
TGGTCAGCGTTACAACCGGACGTTGATCGATAAAGTGGAGAATGCACTTATCTCTTCGCAGAATGTAGACCGTCGTGTGTTGAGCGGACGTTGGCAGAATGTAGGTGATATGGCACCGTTTGGCCGATTGCAGACAGGTATGATAGCCACTACGCGTCCTACAAGCCGTTTTATTCAAGACTACAACGTGTTGTCATTCAACTCGCTCACCATAGGCTATGATGTTCCTGCCGAACGATTGAAGAAGTTTCATTTGGGAATGCTCCGTTTCGAACTCTCGGGCAACGATTTCCTACGTACTTCGACCGTGCGTGCAGAACGCGGATTGGACTATCCTTATTCCCGTTCTTTCGCTCTGTCTGTGAAAATGAGTCTATAACCCCTTACAATTTACACAATGAAAATCAGAATTAAAAATACACTATATTTATTCTTAGTGATGCTGTTGGCGGGCAGTTGCGATTGGCTGGAAGTGTCTCCTTCCAACGAAGTGAATGAAGAAGATCTGTTCGCCAAAGGGAGCGGTTACCGTAATGCACTTAACGGCATCTACTTGAATATGTCGGACAACTCCCTTTATGGACGAAACCTGAGTTATGGATTTATTGAAGTACTGGGACATCAGTACCTGCCGGAACACCTTAAGAATACTGGCTCTTATTATAAAACTTACCAGTTTCTTTACGATGATACCGATGTGAAGTCTTTTATTTCGGCGATGTGGTCGAAAGGATATAATGTGATTGCCAGCTGCAATAACCTAATTCACAATATCAGTGAGGCAGACGCAATGCTTTTTGATGGAGTAGAGATGGAGAAGAATATGATCTGGGGCGAAGCGTTAGCATTGCGTGCATTGATGCACTTCGAGCTTCTGCGTATGTTTGCTCCTTCTATGGAGGTCGATGATGGAAAAGCATACATTCCTTATGTGGACGAGTATCCTGTTATCAATACAACCTATTACACAAACGCGGAAATCTTGAAGAAGATAGAAGCGGATTTTAAAGAAGCCCGACGTTTGGTAGCTATGTGCGATGTAGAGCAACACCCGGAATGGATGCAATATGATGTACGTATGAGAGGGGATGGAGTAACCACAGACTTGCCTGATGATGTGTTTTATGCTTTTCGCGGCTATCGCATGAATTATTATGCCATTACAGCTTGGATGGCACGCATGTATATGTGGGCAAAAGATTACGATGCCGCTTTCAGTTGCTCGGAAGAGGTTATTAACTCTACTTATAAAGACAGAGCTTATTTCGATTTCATTAATTCGGCAGAGTTATCGAAAGACAAGAAAGACAGCAAGAGCTTGATTTTTACGATTTCTCATAACAATGTATTGACCGATGAGTACAAGCCATTCACTAATAATGGTAGTGAAAATCTGTTCTTGTTCAGTAAAGATGATATTTATGATGAAGAACTGGAGAAGAAAGAAGATGTGCGTGGAAAAGATGAGATGTTGACATTGGTCACAGGAGCTTCTTATTGTTCCCGGAAATATCTGATAGAGGAGGGTACTATTGGTTATGACATGATACCAATGCTGAGATTGAGTGAATTGTATTATATAGTTGGCGAGTATTATGCACGTAACAATCAGTTGGATAAAGCTGGTGCGGCATTAGATGTTGTTCGTCATGCCAGGGGGCTGATGTTGGCTCTTCCCGAACCTTCATCTTTAGATGCTTTTTACAAGGAGATGATCAAAGAGATGCGTAAAGAATTGATTGGAGAAGGACAGTTGTACTTTCTGTATAAGCGTCTGAATATGAAAGAGCCTTTTGATATGGATGAAAAGAACGTGAATTTTGTGTTTGAGCATCCTGAAAACGAAGATATTTAATAAGATTAATACAGTAGAAAGATGAAACAATACATATTATTATCGTTATTTGCTTTGTGCTTGGTCGCTTGTTCTGAAGATGAAATAAAGCCCTATCATGGGGAGCACTATTTGTTTTTCAGTGAACTGATGGAAAGTGGAGATGAAGCAATCGAACTATCGTTTAACAACTATCCACTTGATGATGAACTGACAGTGAAAATTGGTATGCGATTGGTAGGAAGTCCGTTTGAAACGCCTACTGTTTATAAAGTTGGAGTAGTAGCAGACAAGACAACGGCACAAAGTGAAAACTATGAGTTACCCATCAATCCGACTTTTGGAGCTAATGTGGCGGAAGATGTTTTGGAATTGAAATTGAAGAAAACCGAATCACTGAAAGAGGATGTAGAATTGCTGTTAAGGATAGAGCCGAATGAACATTTTGCCGGAAGTGTAAAGAACTACGAGACTATAAAAATCGTATTCAATAACGTACAAAGCAAACCTTTATGGTGGACGAAAGATGTAGAAACCGTTTATTTGGGAGCATATACTCGTGAAAAGTATTTGGCATTGGTAGAATATGGTGGCGAGGAAGTGCTTCGTTTTGGAGAGTTGAATTCGGCAGAACAGCGTCAGTGTGCATTGCGCCTGAAAGATGCTATTGAAAAATATGGTTTGAAGGAAGCAAATGGCAAGCCGATGACAGTGCCTATTTATTAATTTAGTTTGAAAGAAATGTATATGAGAAAGATATATTGGATGACAGTGGCTGTCGTAGTTTGTTGCTTGTCTTCTTGCTATGAGGACAAAGGAAACTATGACTATAAGTTGATGAATGATGTAACTGTCAATTTTACGATGGAGGCTACTGAGTTTGTAATGGGCGATGTGCTGAAGATTGAACCTCAACTTGCATTCTCTTTGGGAGAAGAGACCAACAAACTAGCATATTCATGGTCGTTGAACAGACGGCAAATCTCTACCGATCGTAATCTGAATTGGATGGCGGATGAAGAAGGAAAATATATGGATTTGCGACTGACCGTGACAGATACGGAAACTGGTGTATCTTATTTTTATGCTTCGAGTATTACTATAACTTCTCCTTATGTAAACAGTGCTTGGGTAGTCTTGTCTGAAAAAGAGGACAGAACGGCAATGTTGACCTACCTACGTCCGACTACAAAGATTGTACCAGGCGAAAACGGCAAAGAAGACGAGTCTGTGTATGATTGTGCTGTGACTAAAGATGTGTATGGTATTTCTAATGCCGGTAGTTCTCTGGGAGGCAAGCCGGTCTCTATCAGTCAGCACTTTGTCTCCTTCTGGGCAGAAGACAAACCGCAGGACTTTACCAGTTGGCTTTGGCTGGTGCAACAAGGGGGACAAGGAACAATAGATGTTTCCGGAAGTACCTATAAGACCGAAGGTACATTGCCGTCTATGTTCATTCATGGAGCCTATCCGCAAGGGTTCGAACCTTGGAGGGTATATGATATGCTGTATCTTTCTATGGCAATAGGCATGGATGGAAAGGTATATACTCGTATTAAGGATTCTTATAAACTGTTTAACAACAGTTTTTTTATGGACGAACTTCCATTGTCATACCGGCAACAACCGGTAGACGGTACGATGATAGTACGTGCTCCGCGTTTTTGCGATCATGGAGGAACGCTACTCTATGATAAGAACTCGAAACGATACTTTCATATTACAGATTGTCAGTCATGGAATGGCAGGAAGTATTGTGGACAGCTGATTGTACCTTCTGTTACTAATGAGTCAATTTATGAGAGAAATCCAGATTGGGGTAAATTGGACGATATGTCTGATTATGAAGTGCTTTATGTGGACGCTCATAGTGATGATTCTTGGATGGGATTGAAATATGCGGCAGTGCTTCGTAAAAGTAACCGTTATTTTTTGCAAGATTTCACCGTAAGTGATTATTATGGGGGAGGAAGTATTGATGCTGAGATTAACTCGCAGACAGATGTAACGTCAGAATTGGGTGCTATAATGAAAGAAGATTCTCAATTTGCTTTGTATTATGCACAAGATTATCGCCCTTATTTGTTGATTTCCAGTGGAAACTCCTTATATTTCTACTATTTTAATGGAAGTAAAGTGTATAAATACCATCAATTTGATGCTCCGATAAAAAGTATTGATGTAAATAATTCTTCTTTCCAGGGTGATGCCGGTGTCGGGTTAGAAAATGGTGAATTTTATGTCTTGGATTTCTCTACTTCCGTTATTCGGGATGTTATGAATACTGGCGATTCGAAAGAAAAAATTCGTTTCAAGCAAGACGGGTTGGGTAAAGTTATAGAAGTCATCTATAAGTGGAAGCAAGCCGCCAACTGGATATAAATCAATTATTAAAAATTAAAATATTTATATGCGGAGAAAAATCTATTTATTTCTCTTGGTCGCATTATGCGGGGCTATGATCAACCCCGCCGTAGCCAAGAAGAAAAACAAGAAGAAAGCTTCTACGGAAGCTACGACAAAAAAGAAAGAGAAGAAAGAAACTAAGTATGACAAACTGTTCAAAGGCAAGAAAGTCACGACAGCAAAAGGTTTCATTACTCTTCATCAGTTTGATAATAAAGTTTATTTTGAGTTGCCGCTCAAAGTGCTCAACCGTGATATCCTGTTGGGATCTACAATTGCAGAAACAACGGATAATCAGTTTGGATGTGTAGGTGAGAAGTCTAGTGATCCTTTTTTGATTCGTTTTGTGCAGCGTGATTCAACGATCACATTGCGTCGTGTGCA
This window encodes:
- a CDS encoding PKD-like family lipoprotein yields the protein MRKIYWMTVAVVVCCLSSCYEDKGNYDYKLMNDVTVNFTMEATEFVMGDVLKIEPQLAFSLGEETNKLAYSWSLNRRQISTDRNLNWMADEEGKYMDLRLTVTDTETGVSYFYASSITITSPYVNSAWVVLSEKEDRTAMLTYLRPTTKIVPGENGKEDESVYDCAVTKDVYGISNAGSSLGGKPVSISQHFVSFWAEDKPQDFTSWLWLVQQGGQGTIDVSGSTYKTEGTLPSMFIHGAYPQGFEPWRVYDMLYLSMAIGMDGKVYTRIKDSYKLFNNSFFMDELPLSYRQQPVDGTMIVRAPRFCDHGGTLLYDKNSKRYFHITDCQSWNGRKYCGQLIVPSVTNESIYERNPDWGKLDDMSDYEVLYVDAHSDDSWMGLKYAAVLRKSNRYFLQDFTVSDYYGGGSIDAEINSQTDVTSELGAIMKEDSQFALYYAQDYRPYLLISSGNSLYFYYFNGSKVYKYHQFDAPIKSIDVNNSSFQGDAGVGLENGEFYVLDFSTSVIRDVMNTGDSKEKIRFKQDGLGKVIEVIYKWKQAANWI
- a CDS encoding RagB/SusD family nutrient uptake outer membrane protein — translated: MKIRIKNTLYLFLVMLLAGSCDWLEVSPSNEVNEEDLFAKGSGYRNALNGIYLNMSDNSLYGRNLSYGFIEVLGHQYLPEHLKNTGSYYKTYQFLYDDTDVKSFISAMWSKGYNVIASCNNLIHNISEADAMLFDGVEMEKNMIWGEALALRALMHFELLRMFAPSMEVDDGKAYIPYVDEYPVINTTYYTNAEILKKIEADFKEARRLVAMCDVEQHPEWMQYDVRMRGDGVTTDLPDDVFYAFRGYRMNYYAITAWMARMYMWAKDYDAAFSCSEEVINSTYKDRAYFDFINSAELSKDKKDSKSLIFTISHNNVLTDEYKPFTNNGSENLFLFSKDDIYDEELEKKEDVRGKDEMLTLVTGASYCSRKYLIEEGTIGYDMIPMLRLSELYYIVGEYYARNNQLDKAGAALDVVRHARGLMLALPEPSSLDAFYKEMIKEMRKELIGEGQLYFLYKRLNMKEPFDMDEKNVNFVFEHPENEDI
- a CDS encoding DUF4843 domain-containing protein — its product is MKQYILLSLFALCLVACSEDEIKPYHGEHYLFFSELMESGDEAIELSFNNYPLDDELTVKIGMRLVGSPFETPTVYKVGVVADKTTAQSENYELPINPTFGANVAEDVLELKLKKTESLKEDVELLLRIEPNEHFAGSVKNYETIKIVFNNVQSKPLWWTKDVETVYLGAYTREKYLALVEYGGEEVLRFGELNSAEQRQCALRLKDAIEKYGLKEANGKPMTVPIY